A genomic window from Glycine max cultivar Williams 82 chromosome 17, Glycine_max_v4.0, whole genome shotgun sequence includes:
- the LOC102668555 gene encoding protein MAIN-LIKE 2-like, which produces MEKPRHHAYLNSSGSAIQETQGYHCSRLVRTICTIMVRTRGLRRVVGTGRGRDLSQDVAEDVPRRRRPTASARRQRVTQRVEDVPQLAKDVPQLAKDVPQLAKDVPHASDGSPERTAAADDAEIDRLTSDGTVDDDEGFCGGPRDPSVLIGFADHVAHNIWSGQERPDLKLVSHGRKVDKFGRPAAEIEGMIAATGLDPLIRCSVITTDPGLISAFVERWHRETSSFHLPVGEVTITLDDISSLLHIPITGALHSFEPLATSDAVALLTELLEVTPDEATAETRQAGGPHVRLSWLRDMYQSRCRARQWVAAARTYLLHLVGCTLFANKSATHVHVVHLQAFRDLGQARAFSWGAAALVHLYDQLNEASQAPTRQMAGYISLLQCWIYEHFPSVHRSVVDDGYVEASPRACRWLTVRWGPIIVYLRPERVVRQIGYIQTVPPPSVRDSLTGTDIDDRWVHFSDHVAPTGELCVVPGQVAPDYMEWFFQISHPFVTPTEDTVELRPTPPPPTNDDFVEPPVAEVPIASDSPTHSVVDCTTCVRMGRIAEHLERVINLRMVTAGTNLYDIMDLCLRIARDDDPNDNLRPRQRPCIN; this is translated from the exons ATGGAAAAACCCCGTCATCATGCCTACTTGAATAGCAGTGGCTCTGCTATTCAAGAGACACAGGGTTACCACTGTTCAAGGCTTGTCAGAACCATTTGCACT atcatggttagaacaCGAGGTCTACGTCGTGTGGTAGGCACAGGTAGAGGCAGAGACCTTAGTCAGGATGTGGCTGAGGATGTTCCTCGGCGTCGTAGGCCCACTGCCTCAGCACGTAGGCAACGGGTTACCCAGAGAGTCGAGGATGTTCCTCAGTTGGCTAAGGATGTTCCTCAGTTGGCTAAAGATGTTCCTCAGTTGGCTAAGGATGTGCCTCATGCGTCTGATGGTAGCCCAGAGAGGACAGCAGCTGCTGATGATGCTGAGATAGATCGATTGACTAGTGATGGGACAGTTGATGATGATGAGGGGTTCTGTGGTGGGCCACGCGATCCATCTGTTTTGATAGGATTTGCTGATCATGTGGCACACAACATATGGAGTGGACAG GAGCGACCCGATCTCAAGTTGGTCTCCCATGGTAGGAAAGTAGATAAATTTGGGAGACCGGCTGCTGAGATCGAAGGTATGATTGCGGCCACCGGATTGGATCCATTGATCAGGTGTTCTGTGATCACCACTGATCCTGGACTCATATCTGCCTTTGTTGAGAGGTGGCATAGGGAGACGAGCAGCTTCCACCTCCCAGTAGGGGAGGTGACGATCACTCTAGATGACATTTCGTCGCTGCTGCACATTCCGATTACTGGCGCGCTACATTCATTTGAGCCGCTGGCTACATCTGACGCAGTCGCCCTGTTGACAGAGCTACTTGAGGTCACCCCAGACGAGGCTACAGCTGAGACACGTCAGGCAGGTGGCCCTCATGTTCGGTTGTCCTGGCTTCGGGACATGTACCAGAGTAGGTGCCGGGCCAGGCAGTGGGTCGCTGCAGCTCGGACGTACCTACTTCATTTGGTTGGTTGCACTCTTttcgctaacaagagtgcaacccatGTCCACGTTGTGCACCTGCAGGCATTCAGAGACCTGGGCCAAGCAAGGGCATTCTCTTGGGGAGCGGCCGCTTTGGTCCACTTGTACGATCAGCTTAACGAGGCGTCGCAGGCCCCTACACGGCAGATGGCTGGTTACATTTCACTACTTCAG TGTTGGATTTACGAGCACTTTCCATCAGTCCACAGGTCTGTTGTTGACGATGGTTATGTTGAGGCTAGCCCACGTGCCTGTAGGTGGCTTACGG TTAGATGGGGTCCGATCATCGTCTACCTTCGACCAGAGAGGGTGGTTCGGCAGATAGGGTACATTCAGACCGTTCCTCCGCCATCGGTTCGTGATTCGTTGACAGGTACTGATATAGACGATCGGTGGGTACACTTTTCAGACCATGTGGCGCCTACAGGGGAGCTCTGTGTAGTTCCTGGGCAGGTGGCCCCAGactacatggagtggttttttCAGATTTCGCACCCCTTTGTGACGCCGACGGAGGACACTGTTGAGCTGAGACCTACGCCTCCCCCTCCCACTAATGATGACTTCGTCGAGCCACCTGTCGCCGAGGTTCCAATCGCGTCAGATTCCCCTACGCATTCTGTG GTTGATTGCACAACATGTGTCAGGATGGGAAGGATTGCTGAGCATTTGGAGCGCGTCATCAACCTCAGGATGGTGACTGCAGGGACTAACTTATATGATATCATGGATCTTTGCCTGAGGATAGCTAGAGATGACGACCCAAATGACAATCTTAGGCCGCGACAGAGACCCTGCATAAATTag
- the LOC100790865 gene encoding protein IRX15-LIKE gives MKSTNTNTKLILLHPYIQKQGSSNRLWLLAFISILTLAFLVTLIYTRESTFITAATSSVIPSSNNAPVSGFGSAPLPATVINTLLHYASKSNDTFHMPHSDLKPISDVLRKCSSPCNFLIFGLTPETLLWKALNHNGRTVFIDENRYYAAYYEELHPNIDAYDVQYTTKRSEMKELIASAKEQVANECKPVQNLLFSDCKLGLNDLPNHVYEIDWDVILVDGPRGDWPDAPGRMSTIFTAGILARSKKGGNPKTHVFLHDFSGEVEKVCGSEFLCNENLLEANGNLGHYVLERMDENSVQYCNNHSSSSGAASST, from the coding sequence ATGAAGAGCACAAACACCAACACAAAACTCATCCTCCTCCACCCTTATATCCAAAAACAAGGAAGCTCCAATCGCTTGTGGCTTCTAGCATTCATATCAATCCTCACCCTCGCTTTTCTCGTTACCCTAATTTATACAAGAGAATCCACCTTCATCACCGCTGCCACTTCTTCTGTGATTCCCTCTTCAAATAATGCTCCAGTTTCTGGTTTTGGAAGTGCTCCTTTGCCAGCAACAGTGATCAACACTCTCCTTCACTATGCCTCAAAATCCAACGACACGTTCCACATGCCACACTCAGACCTCAAACCCATCTCCGACGTGCTTCGGAAATGCTCCTCTCCATGCAACTTTCTCATCTTCGGCCTCACACCAGAAACCCTTCTCTGGAAAGCCCTCAACCACAATGGAAGAACGGTTTTCATCGACGAAAACCGCTACTACGCCGCGTATTACGAAGAACTGCACCCAAATATCGATGCTTATGATGTTCAATACACCACCAAAAGGAGCGAGATGAAGGAGCTCATAGCTTCAGCGAAAGAACAAGTGGCCAACGAGTGCAAGCCGGTGCAGAATCTTCTTTTCTCGGACTGCAAACTGGGCCTCAATGACCTCCCAAACCACGTGTACGAGATTGACTGGGACGTCATTTTGGTCGACGGGCCACGCGGAGATTGGCCCGATGCTCCTGGCAGAATGTCGACGATCTTTACCGCCGGCATTCTCGCCAGGAGCAAAAAGGGTGGGAACCCTAAGACTCATGTTTTCTTGCATGACTTCTCTGGGGAAGTGGAGAAGGTTTGTGGGAGTGAGTTTCTTTGCAATGAGAATTTGTTGGAGGCAAATGGGAATTTGGGGCACTATGTGTTGGAAAGGATGGATGAGAATAGTGTGCAGTATTGTAACAATCACTCGTCTTCATCAGGGGCTGCTTCATCAACATAA